One genomic segment of Negativicutes bacterium includes these proteins:
- the surE gene encoding 5'/3'-nucleotidase SurE: MKILLTNDDGINAKGIQALINKISLLGEVYVVAPDGERSASSQAITMNKPIRVDEVELKIENTQAWSISGTPTDCVKLAIETLLPQKPDLVISGINAGPNMGNDVLYSGTVSAAIEGAIHKIPSIAVSLNKWQDCDFSAAAEFMHSFIQKNYNSEWHYSTLLNINIPAVAGELIGGIKITKLGNRKYENAFHRRQDPRGRVYYWMGGQIVDCDNAEDTDIYALKNNYISITPIHFDLTDYNSIEKLNFTV; the protein is encoded by the coding sequence ATGAAAATATTACTAACAAATGATGATGGCATTAATGCCAAAGGGATTCAAGCTCTGATAAACAAGATTTCACTATTGGGAGAAGTTTATGTTGTTGCACCAGATGGTGAACGAAGTGCCAGTAGTCAAGCAATTACGATGAATAAACCAATAAGAGTAGATGAAGTAGAGCTAAAAATTGAGAATACACAGGCTTGGAGTATTAGTGGAACACCGACCGATTGTGTGAAACTAGCAATTGAAACGTTACTACCGCAAAAACCTGACTTAGTTATTTCGGGAATTAATGCTGGTCCTAATATGGGTAATGATGTACTTTATTCGGGAACTGTTAGTGCGGCGATTGAGGGCGCAATTCATAAAATTCCGTCTATTGCAGTATCATTAAACAAATGGCAAGATTGTGATTTTTCAGCTGCTGCTGAATTTATGCATAGTTTTATCCAAAAGAACTATAATAGCGAGTGGCATTATAGCACATTACTTAATATTAATATTCCGGCGGTTGCGGGAGAATTGATTGGTGGAATAAAAATAACTAAACTTGGTAATAGAAAGTATGAAAATGCTTTTCATCGTCGACAAGACCCTAGAGGTAGAGTTTATTATTGGATGGGTGGACAGATTGTGGATTGTGATAATGCGGAAGATACAGATATTTATGCCTTGAAGAATAATTATATTTCCATTACGCCTATTCATTTCGATTTAACTGACTATAATTCAATAGAAAAACTAAATTTTACAGTATAA
- a CDS encoding 7-carboxy-7-deazaguanine synthase QueE, with translation MMKSNLIEVFSSIQGEGKYVGCRQLFVRFAGCNLNCQYCDTTFSHNNFEKCKIEKVAGQRIFEDVANPLTIEELALRINELTANNHHSISFTGGEPLLNADFLKILLDKVTAPKYIETNGTLPQALKEIIDKVNYISMDIKLPSILHKAFWQEQEEFLKIANKKEVFVKLVVNDKMTTDEFVKAIDMVKKVNDEITFIMQPVTPINNCQGVSPQEMLNYQTLALTKLKDVRVIPQTHKFINQM, from the coding sequence ATGATGAAGTCAAATTTAATCGAAGTTTTTTCTTCAATTCAAGGTGAAGGAAAATATGTTGGTTGTCGACAATTATTTGTAAGATTTGCTGGCTGCAATCTAAATTGTCAATATTGCGATACAACTTTTTCACATAATAATTTTGAAAAATGTAAAATTGAGAAGGTTGCCGGTCAAAGAATTTTTGAAGATGTTGCTAATCCTTTAACGATAGAAGAGTTGGCACTGCGGATTAATGAATTAACGGCTAACAATCACCATTCCATCAGTTTTACCGGTGGGGAACCGTTGTTGAATGCTGATTTTTTAAAAATATTATTAGATAAGGTTACCGCGCCGAAATATATAGAAACTAATGGAACCTTGCCACAGGCGTTAAAAGAAATTATTGATAAAGTTAATTATATTAGTATGGATATAAAATTACCAAGTATTTTGCATAAAGCCTTTTGGCAAGAACAAGAAGAGTTTTTGAAAATAGCAAATAAAAAAGAAGTTTTTGTAAAACTTGTTGTTAACGATAAGATGACGACAGATGAATTTGTTAAAGCGATTGATATGGTCAAAAAAGTTAATGATGAAATTACTTTTATTATGCAACCAGTGACACCAATTAATAATTGCCAAGGTGTAAGTCCGCAAGAGATGCTTAATTATCAAACATTAGCATTGACAAAACTAAAAGATGTAAGAGTTATTCCACAAACACATAAATTTATTAATCAAATGTAG
- the queD gene encoding 6-carboxytetrahydropterin synthase QueD — protein MYELTVIVEFEAAHRIVDYPGKCDRLHGHNWSVEVTVEGEKLNKLGMLIDFKELKGEVNKVIDLLDHHYLNELPSFKEINPTAENIAKFIFEKMTEADFINDNITISMVKIWETPKSAVCYRG, from the coding sequence ATGTATGAATTAACAGTGATAGTCGAGTTTGAAGCGGCACATCGTATTGTGGATTATCCTGGTAAATGTGATCGATTACATGGTCATAATTGGAGTGTGGAAGTTACTGTTGAAGGTGAAAAATTAAATAAATTAGGAATGCTCATAGATTTTAAAGAGTTAAAAGGTGAAGTAAATAAAGTTATAGATTTACTTGATCATCACTACTTAAATGAATTACCGTCATTTAAAGAAATAAATCCTACTGCTGAAAATATTGCTAAGTTCATTTTTGAAAAAATGACAGAAGCAGATTTTATCAATGATAATATTACTATTAGCATGGTGAAAATATGGGAAACTCCTAAATCAGCAGTTTGTTATCGAGGGTAA
- a CDS encoding glycosyltransferase family 2 protein has protein sequence MNFMADFVMIPMQFIIFFFTVYYFVIAFFGVWRRTEEKILKPEKSFAVIVAAHNEEQVIGPLVDNLKMLNYPNSLYDVFVIADNCTDNTATIAQKNGALVFERTNHEQKGKGFAMEWMFSKLFKLEKKYDAVAIFDADNLVHPNFLLEMNSKLCKGDKVIQGYLDAKNPHDTWVSGTFAIAFWVTNHIWHLAKSNIGLSSVLGGTGMCISTDILEEFGWGATCLTEDMEFTMKVLAKGVRTTWAHDAIVYDEKPLTFMQSWRQRKRWAQGHFDIAQRYIPKMIKEGIKQKDIRIIDAVIHLLQPHFLLISTAFVIASYIQIQVPPFYTNIYSLLPSQILSIIMIGQYLLPVIILMRIRAQWQTWAYLILYPVFIYSWIPITFMGFLHRNRKAWSHTQHTRSISYEEFVMKNTDFNKEAFAEKQIIK, from the coding sequence ATGAATTTTATGGCCGATTTTGTAATGATACCAATGCAATTCATAATTTTTTTCTTTACGGTGTACTATTTTGTGATTGCATTTTTTGGTGTTTGGCGTAGAACAGAAGAAAAAATATTAAAACCTGAGAAAAGTTTTGCAGTTATTGTAGCTGCTCATAATGAAGAACAAGTTATTGGACCATTAGTTGATAATTTAAAGATGTTAAATTATCCTAATAGCTTATATGATGTTTTTGTTATTGCGGATAATTGTACTGATAATACTGCAACTATTGCTCAAAAAAATGGGGCATTAGTATTTGAGAGAACTAACCACGAGCAAAAAGGTAAAGGTTTTGCGATGGAGTGGATGTTTTCAAAATTGTTTAAATTAGAAAAAAAATATGATGCTGTAGCAATTTTTGATGCGGATAATTTGGTGCATCCAAACTTTTTGTTAGAAATGAATAGCAAACTGTGCAAAGGTGATAAAGTTATTCAAGGTTATTTAGATGCTAAAAATCCACATGATACTTGGGTCTCGGGAACTTTTGCGATTGCCTTTTGGGTAACAAATCATATTTGGCATTTGGCAAAGTCTAATATTGGACTTTCTAGTGTTTTAGGTGGTACAGGTATGTGTATCTCAACTGATATTTTAGAGGAATTTGGCTGGGGTGCTACTTGCCTAACAGAAGATATGGAATTTACAATGAAAGTTTTAGCAAAAGGTGTTAGAACGACTTGGGCTCATGATGCGATTGTTTATGATGAAAAACCGCTTACTTTTATGCAATCTTGGCGTCAAAGAAAGCGTTGGGCACAAGGTCATTTTGATATTGCACAAAGATATATTCCTAAAATGATTAAAGAGGGGATAAAGCAAAAAGATATTAGAATTATTGATGCAGTTATTCATTTGTTACAACCGCATTTTTTATTGATATCAACAGCCTTTGTTATTGCAAGTTATATTCAAATTCAAGTTCCGCCATTTTATACTAATATTTATAGTTTGTTGCCGTCGCAAATCTTATCAATTATTATGATTGGGCAATATTTATTGCCAGTAATAATTTTGATGAGAATTAGAGCGCAGTGGCAAACTTGGGCGTATTTGATATTATATCCGGTATTTATCTATAGTTGGATTCCGATTACTTTTATGGGCTTTTTGCATCGTAATCGTAAAGCGTGGTCACATACTCAGCATACAAGAAGTATCAGTTATGAAGAGTTTGTAATGAAAAATACCGACTTCAATAAAGAAGCTTTTGCAGAAAAACAAATTATTAAATAG
- the pssA gene encoding CDP-diacylglycerol--serine O-phosphatidyltransferase, which produces MKKQIPNALTASNLVFGMLSIISTYNAEYFLAAVFIIIAMIADGLDGRAARYFKVSSEFGKELDSLCDLVSFGVAPAFLAYAYSLHDLGYVGMAGAVFFATCGALRLARFNVNTTVVKGFFMGLPIPAGGCLIATFILTGAMPKVEFLTIAVVLVGYLMVSTVRYPDFKGKGEKIKKIPVLITALFAIYILFWNVKAVLFMIFSAYVVFGILNTLM; this is translated from the coding sequence ATGAAGAAGCAAATTCCGAATGCATTGACAGCTTCCAATTTGGTGTTTGGGATGCTTTCAATCATCAGTACTTACAATGCCGAATATTTTTTGGCGGCTGTTTTTATTATTATCGCAATGATCGCCGATGGACTAGATGGTAGAGCAGCGCGGTACTTTAAAGTTAGCAGTGAATTTGGTAAAGAACTTGATTCACTTTGTGACTTAGTATCCTTTGGAGTGGCGCCGGCCTTTTTAGCATATGCTTATTCTTTGCACGACCTTGGATATGTGGGGATGGCTGGGGCAGTTTTCTTTGCTACTTGTGGTGCACTACGCTTAGCGCGATTTAATGTTAACACAACTGTTGTTAAAGGTTTTTTTATGGGCTTACCAATTCCGGCCGGAGGGTGCTTAATTGCTACCTTTATTTTAACCGGAGCAATGCCGAAAGTAGAATTTTTAACTATCGCAGTAGTGTTGGTAGGTTACTTGATGGTTAGTACCGTTAGATATCCCGATTTTAAGGGCAAGGGCGAAAAAATCAAAAAAATACCAGTGCTGATTACAGCTCTTTTTGCTATCTATATATTATTTTGGAATGTGAAAGCAGTGCTATTTATGATTTTTAGCGCTTATGTAGTTTTTGGCATTTTAAATACATTAATGTAA